The Liquorilactobacillus nagelii DSM 13675 DNA window TAACTAAAATCATTACCCACTGGTCAACAATTCCTCTTAGTTTTTCTAATGTGTACCTAGGCTATTTAGGTGAGTCTGCTCTTTCTGTAATACTAGATCAACTTAATAAAGTTTTGAGTTCCAACCATCCTTTTATCTTGCTTGATCCTGTAATGGGTGATCACGGTAAACTTTATTCGGGCTTTAGTAAAAAATATCCGCTAATGCTAAGTCACCTAGCAAAAAAAGCCTCCTTGCTTACTCCTAACCTAACTGAAGCTGAACTACTATTAAATCGTAAACTAAGTTCTGGTACTGTTGAAATTAATTATGCTCGACAACTAGTTGTTGAGCTTCAAAGAAAATTTCCTGATGCAGCAATTTTACTTACAGGTGTTAGTCTTGCCCAACAAAAAGTTGCCGTATTCGGTAGTGAAAATATTTCCCGGGAAATTTGGCAACTATCAACCCCCCGATTGCCTGGAAATTATTTTGGAACCGGAGATCTTTTTGCTAGTGCCTTAACAGCTGCTATTCTCAACAATATTCCCCTAAAAAGAGCTGCTGAAATTGCTATGGAATTTATTAATATTAATTTAAAGCAGCGCTGCGCTGCTTCACAGCAAATTGATCTAAGAATTGGACTTGATTATTCTGCCGGTTTGCCATTATTATTAAAACAATTAAAAAAAATTTAAGGGAGGACTTTCAATGCGAGAAAAACCTAACTCATTAAAAAGTATTATTTTTACTGGACTATTTGCAGCAATCATTTATCTTGGCATTTTCATTCTTAGAATTCCAATTCCTGCTATGGTTGGACGACCGTTTATCCACTTTGGAAATACCTTAGCTGCTTTGGCAGTTTTATTTCTTGGTTTTCGCAACGGAACACTTGCGGGTATTATCGGTCTTGGAGGCTTTGATATTTTAAATGGATACGCCGCAACTTCTTGGTTAACAATGCTAGAAGTTATCATCGTTGCAAGCATTATCGAATTGCTCTTTCGGTTCTTTAAATATCAAGACAAACAAAAACAAATTGCTATTATTGCACTTGCTGCTGGAATAACCAAAATTTTCACTTCTTATTGCACTTCGATTATTGAGGCTTTAATGATTGGAACAAACTTCAAGACAGCAATTGTTGCTTCGTTTTTAAGCCTACCTGCAACTGTCATCAATTCTATTTCAACGGCTATTTGTGTTCCAATTCTCTACTTTTTAATAAAAAGGATCTTGCTTACTAGTCATTTTATTGATTAGGCTGTTATCTTTTTTCAAAATTTTACAATTTTTTTCGATTTGCTATTGATAAACCCGATTCATTTATGATATTATACTTCTTGTTGATAAACGAATTGGGTGGCTAGCTCAGCTGGCAGAGCAACGGACTCTTAATCCGTGGGTCCAGGGTTCGATCCCCTGGCCACCCATCAGATAGTACGTAACCAGTAATCATTAGGTATCAAGAATACCGTGGTTGCTGGTTTTTTTGTACTTTAAAATAGATTTATATTACATATAATATCATTAACATTCAAAAAAGTTAGTCAAAAAACAACTTGCGTGGGGCAGTGGCTGTTACGCAGTTTTTTAGTGCAAGTTCAACGATAGCAGCCTAAATCAGCCCTCTTTCGTCCCATTAAACCGGTGTAATTTTAACAATTATGTAAACTGATTATCGATGTCTGTATAGTTTATATGCTTCACAACCTATTTCCTCTCTCAAAATTCCACTTTCATCAGCTAAGGAAGAACTATACCTGCTATTTGTATCATATTTAGTTTGTTTAACATTAATTAAATTTGAATTTTCCACTGGTTCAAGTCACTTTATTTCACAAAAATTATTTTTAAGCATACTCTAAGATTACATTTAATATTTAGGAGGCATTTACATGAGTATACCAACTATTGAACTTAATGATGGACATTTGTTGCCTGCTATTGGTTTAGGAACTTACCAAATTCGTGGTGGAAAAGGAATTGATCAAGTTCTTTCAGCTATTAACGACGGCTATCGCTTACTTGACACCTCAACAAACTATGATAGTGAAGGAATTGTCGGTGAAGCTATTCGTCGTTCTGGAATCCCGCGATCAAATTTTTTTGTTACTACTAAGCTTCCTGGAAAGTATCATCATTTTGATGATACTTTAATGAGTATTCAAGAATCTCTCTGTCGTATGGGCCTCAAGTATTTTGACCTTTATCTAATCCATTGGCCTCTGCCAAAACGTGGGCTTTATCTTGAAGCATGGAAAGCAATGATTATTGCACAAAAGATGGGATTAATTCGCTCAATTGGTGTCTCAAACTTTGAACCAGATCATTTGGATCATTTGATTAATGAAACAGGCGTTACACCAGCTGTTAATCAAATCGAAGTTCACCCTTATTGGGTACAAGAACGAATGCTGCAAGCAAACAAGGATCGTAAAATTATTACTGAAGCGTGGAGTCCTTTAGGTCGTGGCAGTCAGTCCATGAAAGAAAAGGTCATAACTGATTTAGCTGAAAAATATCAAAAATCGCCTGCGCAAATTATCCTTCGTTGGCATCAACTACGAGGAATCGTACCAATTCCTAAATCTAGTAGTTTAAATCATCAACGCCAAAACCTTGATATTTTCGATTTTCAGTTAACTAATAATGAGATCAAGGACATCAATAGTTTAAGCCAAGTTAATGGACGAATCGACAATCAAGACCCCAATGAGTATGAGGAGTTTGAATAACTCTAAATTTAGTTGCCCATTAAATATATCCTTACTACTGAACTTTTTTATTAAATTTCAAGAAAAGTGTTTACAAAACACTAAGTATATGATTTAATTATATACGTTGATAATTTAATTGCTCAGTAGTTCAGTGGTAGAATAATTGACTGTTAATCAAGAGGTCGCAGGTTCGAACCCTGCCTGAGCAGCTAGCTAAAGCATGGTAAAAATTACCATGCTTTTTTTAATATCTCAATTATTTCCACATTGTTTGTAATAATTTAAGCTTTAGATGTTTCACATGAAACACAAAGCAATACTACAAAGACTTTTAATAACAGCACAGCTTATTAGCAAAACAATGCAGATCCGTTAAACTAAAACTTAACGGATCTGCATTGTTCATTTATAAAATTTCTTTGGTTTTAAAGTGAAAAATTTAATATCATTCTAGCTACAATTAAGCTTGTGTCTTAATTGCTTTTTCCAGATCTCGTTTTTTATCTACCGTTAATAGCCCCCAACCTGTGATTTCACTAATTATTGAAAACACTGGACATAATAAACTAAAGAAAACGAACGGTAAATAATTAATAGTTGTCACACCCAAAGTATTTGTCAGAAACACTCCTCCGACACCCCAAGGAACTAAGTAGTTAATAACAGTCCCCCCCTCTTCTAAAACTCGACCTAGAGCATCATTGGACAATCCTCCCTGATTATACGCAACTTTAAAAGCTCTTCCAGGTAAAATAATTGATAAAAACTGCTCACCAACAAAAATGTTTATTCCTAAACATGCTGCTAACCCAGCAACAATTAATTTAAGTTGATTATCTAAATGCTTGCTTAACGGATTCATTAAGGCAGTGATTAAACCGAATTTTACCAATAATCCTCCCAGTGAAAGAGTCAAGACAATTAATGCAACTGTCGGCATCATGCTAACAATCCCACCTCTTGATAATAAAAGATTGACTGATTTACTTGTCGTTTTGGCTACATATCCATCAGTAATGATGTTTGCCAATTTTGCTAGGCCAAGTTGCGGTTGTTGAACTAAAATTATTACGCTGGTAACAAAAATATTCAACAGCATTGTTGGAATTGCAGGCATTTTAAATCCTGCACAAACAAAGACTAAGACAATTGGTAATAAAACCCAAATTGCCAAATCAAAATTAGTCTGCAAAATATGGACTGTTTGATTAATTTTAGTTAAGCTTGCCTGTGAATCATCATGTCCAATCAAAATAAACAATAGTAAACTAATAAAGCCGGCCGGTCCCATTGTCCATAAAAGATCTTTAATATGCTGAAACAAATCAGTATCTACTACCGCTGCAGCCAAGTTATTTGTTTCTGATAGCGGTGAAAGTTTATCACCAAAAATTGCGCCCGCAATTATGGCACCGGCAACCATCGCAGGATTAAGATTCATCGTGATTCCCATGCCCATAAAAGCAATTCCTACTGTTGAAGCTACTGTAAAAGCACTTCCAACTGCACTTCCAACCAACGTACAAACAATAAAAACTGATGGTAAAAACCAGCGAACACTAATTAATTTAAAGCCGATAACCATCAATGTCGGAATCGTTCCTGCTGCGATCCAAGTACTAATCATTGCTCCAATCAAGATAAAAATAAAGATTGGAACAATTCCTTTTTCGATTCCATCTCTTATACCTTCATTGACATTTAACCAATCAAAGCCACGAATTCGTGACCATAAAATCACAAAGCTCATTGCTAACATTACTGGCACCTGTGGTGATAATCCGAAACCAATAACCCCTACTCCCATAATAACCAGCACAATTGCTAAAATTACAGCTGCTTCAAGTCCTTTAATTTTAATTTTCATTTTCTTCTTCCTCTCAATTAAAAATTTAATAGTCTAGCTAATCAATCATAAATATCGTGGAAGTCCGCCAACCTTTATCATAAAAAAACTCCTTTAGTAACAAAAAAGTCCCGATTGCTTTAAAGCAATCGGGACGATTTTCCGTGGTACCACCCAAAATTAAAACTATTTATCAGTTTTCTCTCTTATGACAATTAACGATGTCAACCGTTATTCAAACTCAACTGTGGTATTTCATCATTTTGCCCTGATTGGTTCGCAGCAACCACCAACTTTCTGACACCCAAACAAAACAACTACTAATACAATTTTCAACGCTTAATTATTAAATTAACATTAGATTAGCATTTTATAATTAAACTGTCAACTAATTATAATAAGCTGAGGTTTCACATGAAACATTCTATCTTTTTTATTACTTGCACAACTACTCAAAAAGTATCAGAATGTAAGTAATTTATTATTTTAAAAGGAGTGTATTGTTCTGTCAGTCACAATAACATGTCAAGATACTTTAGCAATTACCGAACATCGTATTATAAATAGTGATTTAAATGAACACGGCACCGTTTACGGTGGACGTTTATTAGAGTTACTCGATGGTACTTCCTCAATATCAGCTGCCCATTTTGCTCGCCATTTAACTGTTACAGCTGCTGTTGATCAATTCAATTTTATTGCTCCCCTAAAATTACATGACTCATTCAAAATAATTTCTTATGTTAGTGGTGCAGGTAAGCGTTCAATTGAAGTTTTTGCAAAAATTATTGGAAGCCAAGATACTTTTGGTGAAAAATTTCTATCGGCAACAGCTTTTCTAACTTTTGTTACTCCCAAATTAGTCACTCTTCCAACTCTTGTTTCAATCAATGAAGAAGAACAAGTAATTTGTAAAAATTATCAACAGCGTCATTCATTACGTCAACAACAGTTAGCAGCAAATAAAGAATTTTATTCTGTGATAAATTTAGATTAATTTATCAATTTTGCTTTTCAAGAAATTTAATCAAAAAAGCGACGGCTTCTTCATATGAGCAAGATTTTTGTTTCATAACCAGCTCCACTGCTTGTTTAGTTGTTTTCGAAAAAGCCATAAAAATCTCTCCTTTAGTTTATCTGAGAATTAACTCACTCTAAATGTTATTTTATACCGTGCCCTTTAAAAAAACGAGCTTTATTTATTGCTAAATTATTTTAAAATCAATAAAAGGTTGCTAGTTGTGGCCATTTTAGCAATTAAAACTTTTTTATTACAATTTCATTTGGTGTTTAGCTCAAAAAATAGGAGTAAAAAGGATTATTTCCTTCTTACTCCTATTTCTATGCCTTGCAGTTAGATTTTAGCCCAAATATTATCTAAAACATTCGTTTGATTACGATCTGGACCAACGGAGAATGTTGAAATTTTAACTCCAACTAATTCTTGAATACGATGAATATAGTTGCGAGCATTTTGTGGTAAGTCCTCTAATTTTTTACAGTGTGTAATATCCTCTTTCCAACCTGGTAAAGTTTCATAAATTGGTTTACACTGGCTTAATTGTTTCAAACTAGCTGGATAATGATAAATCCGTTTCCCATTTAAATCATAAGCTGTACAAATTTTGATTTCATCTAGTCCTGTTAAAACATCAACACAATTTAGACAAAGATTGGTTAGTCCTGAAACTCTCTTCGAATGACGTAAAACAACACTATCAAACCAACCAATACGACGTGGTCGATGTGTAACTGTTCCATATTCATGACCAGCTTCTCGAATAAAGTCCCCAGTAGCATTTTCTAATTCGGTTGGAAATGGTCCATCACCAACCCTTGAAGTATAAGCTTTGCAAGCACCAACAACTTTATCAATTTTTGAAGGGCCTACTCCACTACCGATAGTTACACCTCCAGCCACAGGATTTGATGAAGTTACAAAGGGATAAGTCCCCTGATCAATATCTAACATTACTCCCTGTGCACCCTCAAAAAGAACTCGTTTTCCACTATCTAAAGCATCGTTTAAAACAACAGACGTATCAGTTACGTACTTTTTAAATTGCTGACCATATTCAAAATATGGTTCAAAAATATCATCAAAATTTAGCGGCTCATGGTCGTAAAATTTAATTAATTCTTGGTTTTTTTCCGCTAAATTCCGCTGCAACTTTTCTTCAAAAACTTCTTTGTCCAACAAATCCGCTACTCGAATTCCAATTCTCGCCGCTTTATCCATGTACGCTGGACCAATACCTTTGTTAGTCGTCCCAATTTTGTTTTCTTTTTTTGCTTTTTCTTGTAAACCATCAAATAAAATATGGTAAGGTAAGATAACGTGCGCCCGATCAGAGATTCTTAAATTATCAGTTGATACACCACGTTTGTTAAGATAACTTAACTCTTCAACTAGTGATTTAGGATTAAGGACAACCCCATTACCAATTACACTAATTTTGTCACTGTAGAAGATTCCAGATGGAATTAACCTCAATTTGAAAGTTTCTCCATTAAAAACAATCGTATGACCAGCATTATCTCCACCTTGGTAACGAGCAATTACTTCAGCATTTCGACTTAAAAAATCAGTTATTTTACCTTTTCCTTCATCGCCCCATTGACTACCAACAACTACTACTGATGACATTTAGCTTCACCTCATTGTTTTTTTTAATACAAATTATTAATCAACCTCGATAATTGTAACAATGAAGCCCTATTATTTCAAGTAAATTCCGAAGATTAATTCTTATATTTTAATGTCAAGCAAAAAATAGCGAACTATAGTTAGAATCTAACTATAATTCACTATTTCATCTTATTGTTGATTAGGCACATAAGCAATTGAGGAAAATTTATTATATGATTTTACAAATAGCAACTTGACTGTGCCACGGGGACCAGAACGATTTTTTTCAATAATTACCTCTACTTCCCCAACATCTTGCGTTTCTTCATCTTGTTGCTGTTGATTATCATCATCATCAGAACGCTCATAATAATCATCACGATACAAGAATGCCACAATATCCGCATCTTGTTCAATTGATCCAGATTCACGAATATCCGATAAAACCGGCCGCTTGTCTTGTCGCTGCTCAACACCACGTGACAACTGTGATAATGCAATTACTGGGACTGAGAGTTCCTTAGCTAGTTTTTTTAACTGACGTGAAATTTCTGAAACTTCTTGTTGTCGGTTTTCTTTATTACTTCCCTCAATAAGTTGTAAATAATCAACAACAATTAAGCCCAGATTTCCATTTTCTTTAGCCAACCGCCGACTTTTGGCACGGATTTCTGACATTTTAATTCCGGGAGTATCATCAATAAAAATTGCTGTCTGTGATAATGATCCCATTGCAACAATTAAATTATTCCATTCCTCATCATTTAATTGACCTGTTCGCAAATGATTAGCATTTACACTGCCTTCTGCACACAACATACGATTAACCAATGATTCCGCACTCATTTCAAGTGAGAAAATAGCAACAGCTTTATCCGTTTTTGTACCAACATTCTGTGCAATGTTTAAAGCAAACGCAGTCTTCCCGACAGCTGGCCGAGCAGCTAAAATAATTAAATTATCGGGTTGCAATCCAGCTGTCATTTTATCTAAGTCCTGATAACCCGTTGGTAACCCGGTTATCTCCTCTTTTTTTTGATATAATCGATTTACTTCTTCAATTGCACTATTTAAAACATCCCTTATTGGACGAAAACCATTACTGCTCCGCTGCTCTGAAACCTCCATAATTTGTCTTTCAGCATTATCTAAAAGACTGGTCACGTCATCATCTTGATCATATGCCTGAGAAACAATATTAGTTGCAGTCGTTATTAAATGCCGCATTAATGATTTTTCTTGGACTATTTTGGCATAATAGCCAACATTGGCCGCTGTCGGCACAGCATCAGCTAATTCTGCAATATAACTAACACCACCAACATCCTCTAATTGATTTTGTTCGGTTAGCCGATTGTTAACCGTAACAACATCAATAACTTCATCTTGGTCATTTAGATCGACCATTGTCTGAAAAATTACTTGATGTGCACGGCGATAAAAATCAGCTGGCTGAACATATTCCATCGCATCAACTAAGGCAGCTGTATTTAAAAAAACAGACCCTAAAACAGCCTGTTCCGCTTCAATGTTTTGCGGCGGTAATCGATCTGTCAACAGATTTTTAGCCATTCATTTTCACCTTTCTATCCACTACAACTAAATATTATTTTTCAGCAATATGCACTCTAATTTTAGCTGTAACTTTTGGATGCAACTTAGTTGGAATATTAACATACCCCAAAGATCGAATCGGTTGATTCATTTCCATTTTCCGTTTATCAATTTTAAGACCATACTGTTTTTCTAAAGCTTGCACTACCTGTTTACTGGTAATTGATCCAAACAATCGACCATCTGTTCCAGCTTTAGCCTGTAATTCAACAATCATTTTTCCTGACTCTAACTTTTCTTTTAATTTTTCTGATTCAGCTAATAAAGCAGCGTCTTTCTTTTCTTCTGCCTTCTTTTGTCCCTTTAATTGACTCATTGCTTGTGCGGTTGCTGGCTTAACTTTATGATCTTTAATCAAAAAGTTGGCAAAGCCATCTGGTAAATTTTTGATTTCCCCACGCAAACCTTTTCCTCTAACATCTTGTAAAAAAATAACTTTCATTTTTATCCTCCTTTTAGTATTACAAATCCTTATTCTGTTGCAAAATTTCTACTAATTTCTGCTGAACTTGTTTAACTGTTGTATCATCCATTTGTGTCGCTGCATTTGATAAGTGACCACCGCCACCCATCTCTTCCATTACAACTTGTACATTTTTGGTTCCGTTGCTGCGAGCCGAAATACCAACTTTGCCATCCTGACGCTTAGTTATCACAAATGAAGCTTCAACTCCGCTAACATTTAATAATTCATCAGCTGCTTGGGCGGCTGTTACTGGATCATAATTTCGATCAGCTTCCCCAGTCGACAGAGCTAATTCAGAACCAATAAACTCAACTCGATCAATTAGATGGTTACGCTGCATAAAACTATCAACATTTTCTTTCATGAAGTGATGTGTCATCGTCAAATCAGCCCCTACCGAACGAAGATAGCTAGCAGCATCAAATGTCCTCGTTCCGGTCCTGAGTGAAAATGACTTGGTATCAATAATAATCCCAGTCAGCATAGCCGTCGCCTCAATTTTATTAATTGGATCGCTATCCCGTGACTGATACTCAAACATCTCCGTAATTAATTCACAGGTTGAAGATGCATATGGCTCAATATAAACTAGTACTGGATTCTCAGGAAACTCTTCTCCTCGTCGATGATGATCTATGACCATTACACGGTTGGAAAGTTTCTGATATAGTTCTGGGCTAACTGAAATTGATGGTTTCGAGTGATCAACCATTAGAAGCAGACTGTGTGAAGTAGCTTTTTCCAATGCCTCTTCAGAAGTGATAATCCTTCCTTTGATTTCGGGATACTGAGCTAATTCATCCATTAATCGCACAACATCTGAATGCAATGCTGTTTGGTCTAAAACTATCCAACATTCTTTTTGATTCATCTTGGCAATTCGTCTAATTCCCAAACAAGCACCAATGGAGTCCATGTCTGGTCTTTTATGCCCCATAACAAAAACTTGATCAGCTTGGTGAACTAACTCTTGAAGTGCTTGAGCAATCATTCTAGCTCGCACTCGTGTCCGCTTTTCCATTGGATTAGTTTTGCCGCCATAAAATCTAGCTTGTCCGTCTGGAGTTTTAACAACTACCTGATCTCCTCCACGACCTAAAGCTAAGTCTAAATTACTTTGAGCTGTCTGAGCAAGTAAAGACAAATCATCATCACCATATGCAAGACCGATACTTAACGTTAGAGGAAAATTTTGCTTAGAAGTACGTTCACGAATCAAATCTAAAATTTTAAATTTTTCTGTTTCCAGTTGCTGTAAAACTTTAGTATACGCAATAACAAGAAAATGATCGTTATCTATTCGTTTTAAAAACATCTCATATTTACGAGACCAATTAGTCAATTCATTCGTAACGTAATTATTTAAATTGGAAATTGTTTTATCAGTCATTGATTGGGTAATTTCATCATAATTGTCTAAAAAAATCTGACCTAAAACAACATCAGTTTCTAAATCATGTTGTTTGATTCTTGAATACTCAGAGATATCCATTAAATAAACAGCATGAATCTCTTTTTGGATTAACAACTGAAAACTTTTATCGCCCCAAACTACTTCTACTGGATGTTTTTTATCAAAATTTTTCTCGATTAATTTTGCTAGTTGATCGTCAATTGTTTGCAGATTCTTTCCTAGAACTTCCTGCTTGCCAAAATATTTTTGTAAATACGGATTAATCCACTCGACTTCATTTTGAGCATTAAAAAATAAAATTCCAATTGGCATTTTAATCAATGCCTCTTGTTCACCTCGTTTAATTCGATAAGATAAGTCCGAAATATATTCATTCGTATCCTCAGTAATTTCTTTGAGCGTCAGAAATGCTGCACCGATAGTTAAGCAAACCAAAATTAATAGAACAAATCCCAAAATAAAGTTAAGTAAGAACGCCATTATTTCACAGACAATTGCCAATCCTAACAAAAAAGCTGCAATTAGTCTTAACTGACTATTTTTCATAAAACTGGGTAAATGCCAGAAGTTTTTCGAAAAGACTTTTTTCATGACTTTTTTTCCCCACATTCATTTCTTCTTAGCAATTAATTATCCTTGCCACAAATTTATTAAACCATTTGAATTCAATTTTATCACAAACAACTAAACTTTACTAAAGCAAAAACGCTGATCAATACCGATAAAAATCGGTATTGATCAGCGTTTTTGACCAACTATTAATCTTCTGTAACAAATGGTAAAAGACCCATAATTCTTGCCCGTTTAATTGCAATTGTTAAACGACGCTGGTTTTTAGCACTTGTGCCAGTTACTCGACGAGGAAGAATTTTTCCTCTTTCAGAAACAAATCGTTTTAATAAATCGGTATCTTTGTAATCAATGTATTCAATATGATTAGCCGCAATAAAATCGACTTTACGACGACGGCGACCGCCTCTACGCTGTTGTACCATTTCACAAACCTCCTTTGTTTAAAATGGTAAATCATCATCTGAAATATCAATCTGTTGTCCACCATCAGCAAAAGGATCTACGTTTTTTGTTGAATTATTGTTGCTACCCTGACTATTATTTGTCGCAGAAGCACCACTACCAGCTGGACCAGCAAAATTATTGCTTGGCTGATTGACATTCGATTGGGTACTAGAAACTTGATCATTAGGATGCTGTTGTCGATATTGCTCAGATTGCGATTTCGATTCTAACAAAGAGAAGCTGTCAACAACGATTTCTGTAACATATACTCTAACTCCTTGCTGATTCTCATAAGATCTAGTCTGAATTCTACCATCTACTCCCACTAGTGAACCTTTATGAGTGAAATTAGCAAAATTTTCAGCTGCTTTTCTCCAAATTACACAATTAATGAAATCCGCTTCGCGATCTCCTTGTTGATTAGTAAATTGACGATTAACAGCAAGTGTAAAACTAGCAACCGCGACTCCACTTGATGTATATCTTAATTCTGGATCACGCGTTAAACGACCAACTAACACCGCTCGATTGATCAAAGTTCAGTTCCCCCTTCGGAATTTAAATATTATTAAGCTTCACGTTTAACAATCATATGACGCAAAATGCCATCACTGAACTTAGCCAGACGGTCAAATTCATCAATTCCGCGAGCATCTTCAGCTTTAACATTTACGATATGGTAAATACCTTCAGTAAAGCCACCGATTTCATATGCGAAACGACGTTTAGACCAGTCTTTTGAATCAATTACTTC harbors:
- a CDS encoding aldo/keto reductase gives rise to the protein MSIPTIELNDGHLLPAIGLGTYQIRGGKGIDQVLSAINDGYRLLDTSTNYDSEGIVGEAIRRSGIPRSNFFVTTKLPGKYHHFDDTLMSIQESLCRMGLKYFDLYLIHWPLPKRGLYLEAWKAMIIAQKMGLIRSIGVSNFEPDHLDHLINETGVTPAVNQIEVHPYWVQERMLQANKDRKIITEAWSPLGRGSQSMKEKVITDLAEKYQKSPAQIILRWHQLRGIVPIPKSSSLNHQRQNLDIFDFQLTNNEIKDINSLSQVNGRIDNQDPNEYEEFE
- a CDS encoding DHH family phosphoesterase; this encodes MKKVFSKNFWHLPSFMKNSQLRLIAAFLLGLAIVCEIMAFLLNFILGFVLLILVCLTIGAAFLTLKEITEDTNEYISDLSYRIKRGEQEALIKMPIGILFFNAQNEVEWINPYLQKYFGKQEVLGKNLQTIDDQLAKLIEKNFDKKHPVEVVWGDKSFQLLIQKEIHAVYLMDISEYSRIKQHDLETDVVLGQIFLDNYDEITQSMTDKTISNLNNYVTNELTNWSRKYEMFLKRIDNDHFLVIAYTKVLQQLETEKFKILDLIRERTSKQNFPLTLSIGLAYGDDDLSLLAQTAQSNLDLALGRGGDQVVVKTPDGQARFYGGKTNPMEKRTRVRARMIAQALQELVHQADQVFVMGHKRPDMDSIGACLGIRRIAKMNQKECWIVLDQTALHSDVVRLMDELAQYPEIKGRIITSEEALEKATSHSLLLMVDHSKPSISVSPELYQKLSNRVMVIDHHRRGEEFPENPVLVYIEPYASSTCELITEMFEYQSRDSDPINKIEATAMLTGIIIDTKSFSLRTGTRTFDAASYLRSVGADLTMTHHFMKENVDSFMQRNHLIDRVEFIGSELALSTGEADRNYDPVTAAQAADELLNVSGVEASFVITKRQDGKVGISARSNGTKNVQVVMEEMGGGGHLSNAATQMDDTTVKQVQQKLVEILQQNKDL
- a CDS encoding PfkB family carbohydrate kinase, with protein sequence MLQKLLIIQDFSCAGQVSLSSALPILGAAGFQPAVLPTALLSTHTGGWGKNSFYDLSTELTKIITHWSTIPLSFSNVYLGYLGESALSVILDQLNKVLSSNHPFILLDPVMGDHGKLYSGFSKKYPLMLSHLAKKASLLTPNLTEAELLLNRKLSSGTVEINYARQLVVELQRKFPDAAILLTGVSLAQQKVAVFGSENISREIWQLSTPRLPGNYFGTGDLFASALTAAILNNIPLKRAAEIAMEFININLKQRCAASQQIDLRIGLDYSAGLPLLLKQLKKI
- a CDS encoding acyl-CoA thioesterase translates to MSVTITCQDTLAITEHRIINSDLNEHGTVYGGRLLELLDGTSSISAAHFARHLTVTAAVDQFNFIAPLKLHDSFKIISYVSGAGKRSIEVFAKIIGSQDTFGEKFLSATAFLTFVTPKLVTLPTLVSINEEEQVICKNYQQRHSLRQQQLAANKEFYSVINLD
- a CDS encoding adenylosuccinate synthase; translation: MSSVVVVGSQWGDEGKGKITDFLSRNAEVIARYQGGDNAGHTIVFNGETFKLRLIPSGIFYSDKISVIGNGVVLNPKSLVEELSYLNKRGVSTDNLRISDRAHVILPYHILFDGLQEKAKKENKIGTTNKGIGPAYMDKAARIGIRVADLLDKEVFEEKLQRNLAEKNQELIKFYDHEPLNFDDIFEPYFEYGQQFKKYVTDTSVVLNDALDSGKRVLFEGAQGVMLDIDQGTYPFVTSSNPVAGGVTIGSGVGPSKIDKVVGACKAYTSRVGDGPFPTELENATGDFIREAGHEYGTVTHRPRRIGWFDSVVLRHSKRVSGLTNLCLNCVDVLTGLDEIKICTAYDLNGKRIYHYPASLKQLSQCKPIYETLPGWKEDITHCKKLEDLPQNARNYIHRIQELVGVKISTFSVGPDRNQTNVLDNIWAKI
- the dnaB gene encoding replicative DNA helicase yields the protein MAKNLLTDRLPPQNIEAEQAVLGSVFLNTAALVDAMEYVQPADFYRRAHQVIFQTMVDLNDQDEVIDVVTVNNRLTEQNQLEDVGGVSYIAELADAVPTAANVGYYAKIVQEKSLMRHLITTATNIVSQAYDQDDDVTSLLDNAERQIMEVSEQRSSNGFRPIRDVLNSAIEEVNRLYQKKEEITGLPTGYQDLDKMTAGLQPDNLIILAARPAVGKTAFALNIAQNVGTKTDKAVAIFSLEMSAESLVNRMLCAEGSVNANHLRTGQLNDEEWNNLIVAMGSLSQTAIFIDDTPGIKMSEIRAKSRRLAKENGNLGLIVVDYLQLIEGSNKENRQQEVSEISRQLKKLAKELSVPVIALSQLSRGVEQRQDKRPVLSDIRESGSIEQDADIVAFLYRDDYYERSDDDDNQQQQDEETQDVGEVEVIIEKNRSGPRGTVKLLFVKSYNKFSSIAYVPNQQ
- the nhaC gene encoding Na+/H+ antiporter NhaC, which codes for MKIKIKGLEAAVILAIVLVIMGVGVIGFGLSPQVPVMLAMSFVILWSRIRGFDWLNVNEGIRDGIEKGIVPIFIFILIGAMISTWIAAGTIPTLMVIGFKLISVRWFLPSVFIVCTLVGSAVGSAFTVASTVGIAFMGMGITMNLNPAMVAGAIIAGAIFGDKLSPLSETNNLAAAVVDTDLFQHIKDLLWTMGPAGFISLLLFILIGHDDSQASLTKINQTVHILQTNFDLAIWVLLPIVLVFVCAGFKMPAIPTMLLNIFVTSVIILVQQPQLGLAKLANIITDGYVAKTTSKSVNLLLSRGGIVSMMPTVALIVLTLSLGGLLVKFGLITALMNPLSKHLDNQLKLIVAGLAACLGINIFVGEQFLSIILPGRAFKVAYNQGGLSNDALGRVLEEGGTVINYLVPWGVGGVFLTNTLGVTTINYLPFVFFSLLCPVFSIISEITGWGLLTVDKKRDLEKAIKTQA
- a CDS encoding ECF transporter S component, with the translated sequence MREKPNSLKSIIFTGLFAAIIYLGIFILRIPIPAMVGRPFIHFGNTLAALAVLFLGFRNGTLAGIIGLGGFDILNGYAATSWLTMLEVIIVASIIELLFRFFKYQDKQKQIAIIALAAGITKIFTSYCTSIIEALMIGTNFKTAIVASFLSLPATVINSISTAICVPILYFLIKRILLTSHFID
- the rplI gene encoding 50S ribosomal protein L9; this translates as MKVIFLQDVRGKGLRGEIKNLPDGFANFLIKDHKVKPATAQAMSQLKGQKKAEEKKDAALLAESEKLKEKLESGKMIVELQAKAGTDGRLFGSITSKQVVQALEKQYGLKIDKRKMEMNQPIRSLGYVNIPTKLHPKVTAKIRVHIAEK